Proteins found in one Hirundo rustica isolate bHirRus1 chromosome Z, bHirRus1.pri.v3, whole genome shotgun sequence genomic segment:
- the CZH5orf34 gene encoding uncharacterized protein C5orf34 homolog: protein MEAERLMVLFGDDSVEVHYAGGSRLLLSPCGSEYLYEAALPAAAHPLQPAQTTRQRVAFVVSAYREQLLRALDFRNTFSSRPYLPSRVIPPERKKILLSDIVEIKWPDPATADLTRCLDNGSVKISSIDGYAHLYLSELQQEFTVEFLCKVSQSSAASSCSTEKNSNYQSGDQCGKPSKNSAAEVSSEQRRLENRNKRGCAEGKYREPTKPKDQRDRVPLFHTNCSSEYTWVTQRWTVSLCPEEWKYPLSLALKCCNLHTVENVMKTYEKNSCTAVEGDVLADPEAHETVSCLPTSLPLSCRAPHLHRWTFCDFFQNEDTETYSFPHLIQIVWCQGVFYRFIHGRTNITEIYPGDDSCFKSEGALLGKYFIHYAIQKGTKKVEEKMYSVNSLPPDVPGHPYSISSIITQATKILQYCCKTKLSLSHNYYLCCWKVVSETDGREMLPVLLHEKVIPSIGRLIVYSDHKVHAVFWDRMTVTMVWDFNSSYSEIQINEDVGWCKLTTPDGLQQLIQISHPGIYERYIRTAVEWCRSLNERKEIAEYPPHSVTEENWSADAELEKIQRFNFLLDNSNVLERTSATKCNASGIIVGRKENGGETEELSESCVLEALEKTSKVIQDIESLLAASGK, encoded by the exons ATGGAAGCGGAAAGGCTGATGGTACTGTTCGGGGACGACTCGGTGGAGGTGCACTACGCCGGAGGGTCCCGCTTGCTGCTGTCTCCTTGCGGCTCCGAGTATCTGTACGAAGCGGCGCTTCCCGCGGCTGCCCACCCGCTCCAGCCGGCACAGACCACCCGCCAGCGGGTCGCCTTCGTCGTCAGTGCCTACCGG GAACAACTTCTACGGGCCCTAGACTTCAGGAACACGTTTTCTTCTCGCCCGTACTTGCCTTCACGTGTTATacctccagaaagaaaaaag ATTCTTCTCAGTGATATCGTAGAAATTAAGTGGCCTGACCCTGCGACAGCTGATCTAACAAGATGTTTAGACAATGGCAGTGTGAAGATCTCATCTATAGATGGCTATGCTCACCTTTACTTGTCAGAATTGCAGCAAGAATTTACAGTGGAGTTCTTATGCAAAGTCAGCCAGTCGTCTGCAGCGTCCTCATGctccactgaaaaaaacagcaactATCAAAGCGGCGATCAGTGTGGAAAACCAAGTAAAAATTCTGCTGCAGAAGTCTCATCAGAACAAAGAAGATTAGAGAACAGGAATAAACGTGGTTGTGCTGAAGGTAAATACAGGGAGCCAACCAAGCCAAAGGACCAAAGAGATAGAGTTCCTTTGTTCCACACAAATTGTTCTTCTGAATACACATGGGTTACGCAGCGTTGGACTGTTTCCTTGTGCCCAGAAGAATGGAAATACCCTTTGTCATTGGCACTAAAATGCTGTAACTTACATACTGTGGAAAATGTAATGAAGACATATGAGAAAAACAGCTGTACAGCTGTTGAAGGTGATGTTTTAGCAGACCCTGAAGCACATGAAACAGTTTCTTGTTTACCTACATCTTTGCCACTCAGCTGCAGAGCCCCACACCTGCACAG GTGGACATTCTGTGACTTCTTTCAGAATGAAGATACGGAGACGTATTCATTCCCTCATCTAATTCAAATTGTGTGGTGCCAGGGTGTTTTCTACAG ATTTATCCATGGTAGGACAAACATCACAGAAATTTATCCTGGTGATGACTCATGTTTCAAGTCAGAGGGagcacttttgggaaaatatttcatacatTATGCAAtccaaaaaggaacaaaaaag gtggaagaaaaaatgtattcagtGAACAGCCTACCTCCAGATGTGCCAGGACATCCATACTCTATATCCTCCATTATTACTCAGGCAACCAA aaTACTTCAGTAttgctgcaaaacaaaactgtcATTAAGTCATAATTATtatctctgctgctggaaagtG GTATCTGAGACTGATGGACGAGAAATGTTACCAGTTTTGCTGCATGAAAAGGTTATTCCCAGCATAGGAAGACTGATTGTGTACTCAGATCATAAAGTCCATGCTGTTTTTTGGGATCGGATGACCGTGACTATGGTTTGGGATTTTAACTCTTCCTATAGTGAGATCCAG ATAAATGAAGATGTAGGCTGGTGTAAGTTAACTACTCCTGATGGGCTACAACAGCTAATACAAATAAGTCATCCTGGAATCTATGAAAg GTACATAAGAACAGCAGTAGAATGGTGCAGAAGTTTGAATGAAAGGAAAGAGATTGCTGAATATCCTCCACACTCTGTAACTGAAGAAAATTG GTCTGCCGATGCTGAGcttgaaaaaatacagagatttaATT TTTTATTAGACAATAGCAACGTTCTGGAAAGGACATCTGCTACAAAATGCAATGCATCTGGTATCATtgttggaagaaaagaaaacggGGGTGAGACGGAAGAACTCAGTGAAAGTTGCGTTTTAGAGGCTTTGGAAAAAACTTCTAAAGTCATCCAGGATATTGAATCTCTGCTCGCTGCATCTGGGAAGTGA